The following proteins are encoded in a genomic region of Roseinatronobacter sp. S2:
- the rnhA gene encoding ribonuclease HI: protein MTELVAYTDGACSGNPGPGGWGVLLRAYQGEAIVKERELFGGEGDTTNNRMELMAAISALEVLGRPSTVTIVTDSAYVKNGVTSWIHGWKRNGWRTADRKPVKNAELWQRLDDAQARHSVTWKWVKGHAGHPENERADELARAGMAPFKPGKAAT from the coding sequence ATGACCGAACTTGTGGCCTATACCGATGGTGCGTGTTCGGGCAATCCCGGCCCGGGCGGCTGGGGGGTGTTGTTGCGCGCCTATCAGGGTGAAGCTATCGTCAAGGAACGCGAATTGTTTGGCGGTGAAGGCGACACAACGAACAACCGCATGGAACTGATGGCCGCCATTTCCGCGCTGGAGGTGCTGGGACGCCCCAGCACGGTCACGATCGTCACCGACAGCGCCTATGTGAAAAACGGCGTCACCAGCTGGATTCACGGCTGGAAACGCAACGGCTGGCGCACCGCGGACCGCAAGCCCGTCAAGAACGCGGAACTGTGGCAACGGCTTGATGACGCACAAGCGCGCCACAGCGTCACATGGAAATGGGTCAAGGGCCATGCGGGCCACCCTGAAAACGAACGTGCCGATGAACTGGCGCGCGCGGGCATGGCCCCCTTCAAGCCCGGCAAGGCCGCCACATGA